A genomic region of Gemmata massiliana contains the following coding sequences:
- a CDS encoding anion transporter → MSGTTFWLTLFWFGLTYLGLALGRLPGLRTDRAGVALVGAAGVLACGLLSFKAAVEAIDFATIALLLGMMVVVAFLRRAGFFARLAGLALGRVKSPSGLLAVTMLLSGVLSAILVNDVVCLALTPLVLHLTRRLGLDPRPHLVGLAVASNLGSAATLTGNPQNMIIGGLSGISYLRFAAKLAPPALIGLAIGYVVTLVAYRKVLRKGTSPETKPNGNGDRVPNGKRHTALLAKSLLVTVAAVGLFFAGVPMAVVALGAAAVLLLDRVNPAKVYAHIDWSLLLMFAGLFVVVRAFEVHVLAVSGVDEWAGRADPVWALSGLSAVLSNVVSNVPAVLLFKPIVLAMPDAVRETAWLALALSSTFAGNLTILGSVANLIVVEQARKEGVTIGFWDYCRVGTPVTLITLVVGATWLAFVPY, encoded by the coding sequence GTGTCAGGGACGACATTTTGGCTGACGCTGTTCTGGTTCGGACTCACCTACTTGGGATTGGCGTTGGGCCGGCTCCCCGGGCTACGTACCGATCGGGCTGGAGTTGCTCTGGTGGGCGCGGCAGGTGTTCTCGCGTGCGGTCTACTGTCGTTCAAAGCAGCGGTTGAGGCCATCGATTTTGCGACGATCGCGCTGCTCTTGGGCATGATGGTGGTCGTCGCTTTCTTGCGAAGGGCGGGATTCTTTGCGCGGCTCGCCGGGCTCGCGCTGGGGCGCGTGAAGTCGCCGAGCGGGCTGCTCGCAGTCACGATGCTCCTGTCAGGTGTTCTTTCGGCGATTCTGGTCAATGACGTGGTTTGTCTGGCGCTCACGCCGCTAGTGTTGCACCTCACGCGGCGCCTGGGACTGGACCCGCGCCCGCACCTGGTCGGGCTCGCGGTGGCGAGTAACCTCGGGTCGGCTGCAACTCTCACCGGTAACCCGCAGAACATGATTATCGGAGGGCTGTCCGGCATCTCGTATTTACGCTTCGCCGCCAAACTCGCTCCGCCGGCCCTCATTGGTCTGGCGATTGGCTACGTCGTCACGTTGGTCGCCTATCGAAAGGTTCTTAGGAAAGGTACGTCGCCGGAAACGAAGCCGAACGGTAATGGTGACCGCGTGCCCAACGGGAAGCGGCACACCGCGCTGCTCGCGAAGAGCCTGCTCGTCACGGTCGCGGCAGTCGGGCTGTTCTTCGCGGGTGTACCGATGGCCGTTGTCGCGCTCGGAGCCGCGGCCGTGTTGCTGCTCGATCGCGTGAACCCCGCGAAGGTGTACGCACACATCGACTGGAGCCTGCTCCTCATGTTTGCCGGGCTGTTCGTTGTGGTGCGGGCCTTCGAGGTTCACGTGCTCGCGGTGAGTGGAGTAGACGAGTGGGCGGGCCGCGCCGATCCGGTGTGGGCGCTTTCCGGCCTTTCGGCGGTCCTGTCGAACGTGGTCTCGAACGTCCCGGCCGTGCTCCTGTTCAAACCGATTGTGTTAGCCATGCCGGACGCGGTGCGCGAAACCGCGTGGCTGGCCCTGGCCCTATCCAGTACGTTCGCAGGGAACCTGACGATCCTCGGCTCTGTGGCGAACCTGATCGTGGTCGAACAGGCACGCAAGGAGGGCGTGACGATCGGGTTCTGGGACTACTGTCGAGTCGGTACCCCGGTCACGCTGATTACCCTCGTGGTCGGAGCCACGTGGCTCGCCTTTGTGCCTTATTAA